The DNA region AAAATAATATCGAAAATGTTAATATCATATGGTAAACCAAGATGATTTATACGTGCAGCCGTACTTTGTTCTCTTCGAAGTGTGATTTGTCCATCGCACAAGGCGAGGAGTTTTTTTACTGATGGAAGTCCAAGACCTCTGCCAGCTTTACCAATTTTTTGTGGATTGATGCCAGAATAGCCCTCAGAAAAAATAGATTGTTCCTCTTCTGGTTCAATTCTAAGGCTTGTCATACTAAATGATATCGTTATTCGAGAACTGTGTTTGGTAAAAGAAATATTTAGGACTGAATTAGGTAAAATATATTTGGTTGCATTCTGAAGGATATGAACAAACGAGGCAGCAATACATTCATAATCGACATTTACTTTATAGATACAGTTGCCGACACGAAAATTTACACCAATATCGTTGAAATCATCCCAGAAGGTGTTTAAAACTAACATAAGTATCTTGTGTATATTGTAAGGTCGTTTTTCAGGCGGTTCATTTTCATAGAGTTTAGAATAGACAGAAAATTCAGTTTTAACAAGTCGTTCATTCTTGATTAAATCTAAAATAAGTAGTGCAAAAGATTTTGGATCTATTTGTACTTTTCTCGTGATATGTTCAATTAAAGAATTTCGATCAGGCTGGG from Ignavibacteriota bacterium includes:
- a CDS encoding sensor histidine kinase; translation: MKTGYWFKASKDDFGITNLPENCSNCIRICETDNEVIECLHFAETRRRGMSTIARGKMYICTNEAIASKRLFREQQAVLRELLPMLDQHRSQLTASFQESIRRIAHNLITLNAESIQAIYSAIPQEEFSQPDRNSLIEHITRKVQIDPKSFALLILDLIKNERLVKTEFSVYSKLYENEPPEKRPYNIHKILMLVLNTFWDDFNDIGVNFRVGNCIYKVNVDYECIAASFVHILQNATKYILPNSVLNISFTKHSSRITISFSMTSLRIEPEEEQSIFSEGYSGINPQKIGKAGRGLGLPSVKKLLALCDGQITLRREQSTAARINHLGLPYDINIFDIILPAYDN